Proteins encoded in a region of the Anoxybacillus amylolyticus genome:
- the uvrC gene encoding excinuclease ABC subunit UvrC, producing the protein MHDHLKEKLAVLPEQPGCYLMKDKNGTVIYVGKAKVLKNRVRSYFTGTHDGKTLRLVNEMADFEYIVTSSNIEALILEMNLIKKYDPKYNVMLKDDKSYPFLKITAEEHPRLIITRKVQKDRGKYFGPYPNVQAAKETKKLLDRIYPLRKCESIPNRVCIYHHIGQCLAPCIYPISAEQNKEIVDQIVRFLNGGHQAVKKELTEKMRKAAEALEFERAKEYRDQIAYIDALMEKQKMTMNDFVDRDVFGYAYDKGWMCVQVFFIRQGKLIERDVSIFPLYQDPDEELLTFLGQFYERANHLKPKEVVLPQEVDGELAEQLLEVKVTQPKSGKKKELVDLACKNAALALKEKFYFVQRDEERTIKAVENLGKALGIAVPHRIEAFDNSNIHGTDPVSAMVVFIDGKPVKKEYRKYKIKTVQGPDDYESMREVVRRRYTRVLKESLPLPDLILIDGGKGHLAAVRDVLENELGLDIPLAGLAKDDRHRTSELLMGDPPQIVPLPRHSQEFYLLQRIQEEVHRFAVTFHRQTRGKTMFQSILDDIPGVGEKRKKALLQYFGSVRQMKEASIEELQKAGVPWHVAEKVFEKLQEYDGK; encoded by the coding sequence ATGCATGATCACTTAAAAGAAAAGCTAGCTGTTTTGCCAGAACAACCAGGCTGTTATTTGATGAAAGATAAAAACGGAACGGTCATTTATGTTGGCAAGGCGAAAGTGTTAAAAAATCGGGTGCGTTCGTATTTTACAGGGACACATGACGGAAAAACGTTGCGACTAGTGAACGAAATGGCCGATTTTGAGTACATTGTGACATCCTCTAACATTGAAGCGCTTATTTTAGAAATGAATTTAATTAAAAAGTACGATCCGAAATATAATGTCATGTTAAAAGATGACAAAAGTTATCCGTTTTTAAAAATTACTGCGGAAGAACACCCACGGTTAATCATTACAAGAAAAGTGCAAAAAGACCGCGGAAAATATTTTGGACCGTACCCGAACGTCCAAGCAGCAAAAGAAACGAAAAAGCTACTCGACCGCATTTACCCGTTGCGCAAATGTGAGTCAATTCCGAATCGGGTCTGTATATATCACCATATAGGGCAATGTTTAGCGCCGTGCATTTACCCGATTTCCGCCGAACAAAACAAAGAAATTGTCGACCAAATTGTCCGGTTTTTAAACGGAGGACACCAAGCAGTCAAAAAAGAGTTGACGGAAAAAATGAGGAAGGCAGCGGAAGCGTTAGAATTTGAACGGGCGAAAGAATATCGTGACCAAATCGCCTATATTGATGCGTTGATGGAAAAGCAAAAAATGACGATGAACGACTTTGTCGATCGGGATGTGTTCGGTTATGCGTACGATAAAGGGTGGATGTGCGTGCAAGTGTTTTTTATCCGCCAAGGTAAGCTTATTGAGCGTGACGTTTCCATATTTCCGTTGTACCAAGATCCCGACGAAGAACTGTTGACGTTTTTAGGACAGTTTTACGAAAGAGCCAACCACTTGAAACCGAAGGAGGTCGTTTTACCGCAAGAAGTAGATGGTGAGTTGGCGGAGCAGCTTCTCGAAGTCAAAGTGACGCAACCGAAATCAGGAAAGAAAAAAGAATTAGTTGATTTAGCGTGCAAAAATGCGGCACTGGCATTAAAAGAGAAATTTTATTTTGTGCAGCGTGATGAAGAACGGACGATTAAGGCGGTCGAAAACTTAGGAAAGGCGCTAGGAATTGCTGTTCCACATCGAATCGAGGCGTTTGATAATTCTAATATTCACGGGACGGATCCAGTTTCAGCGATGGTTGTTTTTATCGATGGGAAACCAGTGAAAAAGGAATATCGAAAATATAAAATTAAAACGGTCCAAGGTCCTGATGACTATGAATCGATGCGTGAAGTTGTGCGCCGTCGCTATACGCGTGTGCTTAAAGAGAGCCTCCCGCTTCCTGACCTTATTCTCATTGACGGAGGAAAAGGACATTTAGCTGCTGTTCGCGATGTGTTAGAAAATGAACTTGGACTAGACATACCATTAGCAGGTCTTGCCAAAGATGACCGGCATCGGACGTCGGAGTTACTCATGGGCGACCCACCACAAATTGTACCACTTCCGCGCCATAGCCAAGAATTTTATTTATTGCAGCGCATTCAAGAAGAAGTGCATCGATTTGCCGTCACGTTTCATCGGCAGACGCGTGGAAAAACGATGTTTCAGTCGATATTAGACGATATTCCAGGTGTTGGGGAAAAACGAAAAAAAGCGCTCTTGCAATATTTTGGCTCCGTGAGACAGATGAAAGAAGCGAGCATCGAAGAATTGCAAAAAGCAGGCGTTCCATGGCATGTGGCGGAAAAAGTATTTGAAAAGCTACAAGAATATGATGGAAAATAA
- a CDS encoding nucleoporin-interacting protein translates to MRQYFLGNHRYLSYFGVLFLFLVTCIEIMYASPYAATWDQVDFVLALDRYDLLSMQPHFPGYPYFILGGMIVHSFVENPAKALVIFNVLLLASANIPLFLLARKYGKEETAWLVVALVQSASYAMIIVTQPMSEGAALAVLWWYVWAVERAHERLTFWEHVLPLFFLGILLGIRLSYLPFVVALLCLWYNDWKQHHQWRRIIFLALIALSFQLIWVIAVASTEGNIISFLKLAFSFTNGHFQEWGGTVSSDPMPFWQRTIHFFIFNVLWVGMACQSMVLLGALGWMFLTSDRSNRVSRTFLITMVAYLFWALAAQNIDKPRHILPLAQGALFYGAIHYLARNNLLRRRLLISGTIIVQLLVGIFHLREAQQLPATYQLANDLQKKTESFIVYTWEEARVFDYLHVAFPYQEALHFSFFHQHRANYQQTKIYLTDHVVKGFRAQGVPLTGHLRKIKTYHSSTLVDPVYGNITLYEWID, encoded by the coding sequence ATGCGTCAATATTTTCTGGGAAATCATCGATATTTGTCATATTTTGGAGTATTATTTCTTTTTTTGGTCACTTGCATAGAGATCATGTATGCAAGTCCGTACGCAGCGACATGGGATCAAGTCGATTTTGTGCTTGCTTTAGATCGCTATGATTTATTGTCGATGCAGCCACATTTTCCTGGCTACCCGTATTTCATTTTGGGTGGAATGATTGTTCATTCATTTGTTGAAAATCCAGCAAAAGCATTGGTGATTTTTAACGTTCTTCTTCTCGCGTCAGCGAACATTCCTCTTTTTTTGTTAGCGCGAAAATATGGAAAAGAAGAAACGGCTTGGCTTGTTGTTGCGCTTGTGCAGTCGGCAAGCTATGCAATGATTATTGTCACCCAGCCGATGTCAGAAGGAGCGGCGTTAGCCGTTTTATGGTGGTACGTTTGGGCAGTCGAACGGGCGCACGAACGGCTAACATTTTGGGAGCACGTGCTTCCGCTTTTCTTTTTAGGGATTTTGCTCGGAATCCGCCTTTCGTATCTTCCGTTTGTAGTCGCCCTTTTGTGTTTATGGTATAACGATTGGAAACAGCACCATCAGTGGCGGCGTATCATATTTTTGGCTCTTATTGCGTTGTCTTTTCAACTCATTTGGGTGATAGCGGTCGCATCGACGGAAGGAAACATCATTAGTTTCTTAAAATTAGCGTTTTCGTTTACGAACGGACATTTTCAAGAGTGGGGCGGGACGGTGTCAAGTGATCCGATGCCGTTTTGGCAACGAACGATTCATTTTTTCATTTTTAATGTCCTCTGGGTTGGAATGGCTTGTCAGTCGATGGTGCTGCTCGGAGCGTTAGGATGGATGTTTTTAACATCTGACCGCTCCAATCGTGTGTCACGTACGTTTCTTATTACGATGGTGGCATATCTTTTCTGGGCGTTAGCTGCGCAAAACATTGATAAACCTCGCCACATTCTCCCGCTTGCACAAGGGGCGTTGTTTTATGGAGCGATTCATTATTTGGCACGAAATAATTTGCTACGCAGGCGGTTATTGATTAGTGGAACGATTATCGTTCAGCTGCTAGTCGGCATTTTCCATCTGCGGGAGGCACAACAGTTGCCGGCTACGTATCAATTAGCGAATGATTTACAAAAGAAGACGGAATCGTTTATTGTATATACGTGGGAAGAAGCGAGGGTATTTGATTATTTACACGTAGCGTTTCCGTATCAAGAAGCGCTTCATTTTTCCTTTTTTCATCAGCATCGTGCAAACTATCAACAGACAAAAATTTATTTGACCGATCATGTAGTGAAAGGATTTCGCGCCCAAGGAGTACCGCTTACCGGCCATTTGCGCAAAATAAAAACGTACCATTCTAGTACGCTCGTTGATCCGGTGTATGGGAACATTACGTTGTATGAGTGGATAGACTAA
- a CDS encoding NAD-dependent epimerase/dehydratase family protein gives MNILVTGGAGFIGSHLVARLLSCGYDVAVIDCFHPYYSIERKRKQFQTLTNGYRVRLYEIDLLEEEKVAQTFQEYKPNVVYHLAALPGVPNSLLQPLAYVDYDIKATINVLKAAGNVGTEHVLFASSSSVYGDLGERPLKEEMATGRVVSPYAAAKYGAESFCHAYAQLFGYQLTIFRYFTVYGPWGRPDMAISRFIQQLLRNETITVYGNAARDYTYVDDIVTGMILALQRNGSSDIFNLGAGRPITMEQLLSHLRNEFPDMKVNCAPTRLGDVKATWADITKAKQAFGYEPTVTFEEGLARTIAWAKTHESLGKEEKQ, from the coding sequence TTGAATATTTTAGTAACAGGCGGTGCTGGATTTATCGGCAGCCATCTTGTGGCGCGCCTTCTTTCGTGCGGCTATGATGTGGCGGTCATTGATTGTTTTCATCCTTATTATTCGATTGAAAGGAAGCGAAAACAGTTTCAAACGTTGACAAATGGGTACCGTGTCCGGCTGTATGAAATAGACTTATTGGAGGAAGAGAAAGTAGCACAAACTTTTCAAGAATACAAACCAAATGTCGTATATCATTTAGCGGCATTGCCCGGCGTTCCTAATTCACTTTTACAGCCGCTCGCGTACGTCGATTACGACATTAAGGCGACGATTAACGTACTAAAAGCAGCAGGAAACGTAGGGACAGAGCATGTGCTGTTTGCGTCTTCTTCTTCCGTATACGGAGATTTAGGAGAGAGGCCGTTAAAAGAAGAAATGGCGACTGGACGAGTCGTTTCACCGTATGCCGCTGCGAAATACGGCGCAGAATCGTTTTGTCATGCTTATGCGCAGTTGTTTGGCTACCAACTCACAATTTTTCGTTATTTTACGGTGTATGGTCCGTGGGGACGGCCAGATATGGCAATTAGCCGATTTATCCAGCAACTGTTGCGAAACGAAACGATTACGGTATACGGGAATGCTGCTCGTGACTATACGTATGTCGATGACATTGTCACTGGAATGATTTTGGCGTTGCAGCGAAATGGAAGCAGCGATATTTTTAATTTAGGAGCAGGGCGCCCGATTACGATGGAGCAACTGCTAAGCCATTTGCGAAACGAGTTTCCAGACATGAAAGTGAATTGTGCTCCTACACGCCTTGGCGATGTAAAAGCAACGTGGGCGGATATTACAAAGGCGAAACAAGCATTTGGCTATGAACCGACGGTTACGTTTGAGGAAGGACTAGCCCGAACGATTGCATGGGCTAAAACGCATGAATCGCTCGGAAAGGAAGAAAAACAATGA
- the trxA gene encoding thioredoxin encodes MAIVNATDQTFVTETSTGVTLVDFWAPWCGPCRMIAPVLEELDQEMGDKVKIVKVNVDETPDTAGKFGVMSIPTLLVFKNGEVVDKTIGFQPKEALVSLLNKHL; translated from the coding sequence ATGGCTATCGTCAATGCGACGGATCAAACATTTGTAACAGAAACAAGCACAGGAGTAACGTTAGTCGATTTTTGGGCGCCTTGGTGCGGACCATGCCGCATGATTGCTCCAGTATTGGAAGAGCTTGATCAAGAAATGGGCGATAAAGTAAAAATCGTCAAAGTCAACGTCGATGAAACCCCAGATACAGCAGGGAAATTTGGCGTGATGAGCATTCCAACACTTCTCGTCTTTAAAAACGGGGAAGTAGTGGACAAAACGATTGGCTTCCAACCAAAAGAAGCGCTCGTTAGCTTGCTCAATAAACATCTATAA
- a CDS encoding alkaline phosphatase family protein, with protein sequence MKKASAFEKIAARCWNLLNEGKPFTPIFVIGTMMLYHLPDIRNVHHLQLLLLSALFVLPLFAIYYVYDFPLFLRNYLWIPYVAFLIVWSFADVKLLLLAVGLYFFFTVFFWGTLYYHLRIGTTWWNFTRFWKLVLKNSDSTSGNAQEQLPKFLLLLSLWQWAYEQPSVPLGQLAVFYFAVFLFAWLLHANLFDWKPKEIVTYTNNAVPTTAINDKVIVIVIDGMRKDRFEQANAPFLKSLRANGTEFTQMETVYPARTVVCFTSMFTGTYPFEHGIRSNMVWKLGINVESIFDSLRKVGKKGRLLGITHLVDSFGDDVETVTAVMHNDVADRNIIERAKLVMEEQDPDLFIVQLIATDQTGHSRGVLYDEYIQKIEEADGLIREYVEWLEAKGKLNNATIIICADHGQADGIGGHGHLDEGERYVPFFMYGPAIERGKRVEEKKSLVSVAPTIAYLLGAPYPSHSRGPVLTEAIRKKGNDENAKSDRLFTSI encoded by the coding sequence ATGAAGAAAGCATCTGCATTTGAAAAAATAGCTGCCCGTTGCTGGAATTTGCTGAATGAGGGGAAGCCGTTTACGCCGATTTTTGTCATCGGGACGATGATGTTGTACCATCTGCCGGACATACGCAACGTTCATCATCTTCAGTTGCTTTTGCTAAGTGCGTTATTTGTTCTTCCTCTTTTTGCGATTTATTATGTTTATGATTTTCCGCTCTTTTTACGAAATTACTTATGGATTCCATATGTAGCGTTTTTAATCGTTTGGTCGTTTGCTGATGTGAAGCTGCTATTATTGGCGGTTGGGCTTTATTTTTTCTTCACCGTCTTTTTTTGGGGAACGCTTTATTATCATTTGCGCATTGGGACGACGTGGTGGAATTTTACTCGCTTTTGGAAGCTTGTATTAAAAAATAGCGATTCGACAAGCGGCAATGCCCAAGAACAGCTGCCAAAGTTTTTGCTTTTATTGTCGCTATGGCAGTGGGCGTATGAACAACCGTCTGTTCCACTTGGACAGCTTGCCGTCTTTTATTTCGCAGTTTTTTTGTTTGCGTGGCTACTTCATGCGAATTTGTTTGACTGGAAACCGAAAGAAATTGTCACGTATACGAATAACGCTGTTCCAACGACAGCGATCAATGACAAAGTGATTGTCATCGTCATCGATGGAATGCGAAAAGATCGATTTGAACAGGCAAACGCTCCGTTTTTAAAATCGTTACGAGCAAACGGTACGGAATTTACGCAAATGGAAACCGTCTATCCCGCTCGTACTGTCGTCTGCTTTACGTCTATGTTTACGGGAACATATCCGTTTGAACACGGCATTCGTTCGAATATGGTGTGGAAGCTAGGGATAAACGTGGAAAGTATTTTTGATTCGTTACGAAAAGTCGGGAAAAAAGGACGGCTTCTTGGCATCACCCATCTTGTCGATTCGTTCGGCGACGATGTAGAAACGGTAACGGCTGTGATGCATAACGATGTCGCAGACCGCAACATTATCGAGCGTGCAAAACTGGTGATGGAGGAACAAGATCCAGATTTGTTTATCGTGCAGTTGATTGCAACGGATCAGACTGGTCATAGCCGTGGTGTATTGTACGATGAATACATCCAAAAAATTGAAGAAGCAGATGGTTTAATTAGAGAGTATGTGGAATGGCTTGAAGCAAAAGGAAAACTCAACAATGCGACAATCATTATTTGTGCAGATCATGGGCAAGCAGATGGCATTGGAGGGCACGGTCATTTAGACGAAGGAGAGCGCTACGTGCCATTTTTTATGTATGGTCCTGCGATTGAGCGCGGAAAGCGAGTGGAAGAGAAAAAAAGCTTGGTATCGGTCGCCCCGACAATTGCTTATTTATTAGGTGCGCCATACCCGAGCCATAGCCGTGGTCCAGTATTAACAGAGGCAATACGAAAGAAGGGGAACGATGAAAACGCAAAAAGTGATCGTCTTTTTACCAGCATATAA
- a CDS encoding aspartate kinase — protein sequence MGIIVQKFGGTSVGSIERIQHVANRVIAEVNNGKEVVVVVSAMGKTTDELVQLAKQLTNHPNKREMDMLLSTGEQVSIALLAMALEAKGQRAVSLTGWQAGIQTEAVHGNARISHIDTARIKAHLQEGKVVIVAGFQGVTTDGEITTLGRGGSDTTAVALAAALEAEKCDIYTDVTGVFTTDPRYVKQARKLQEISYDEMLELANLGAGVLHPRAVEFAKNYQVPLEVRSSMAEESGTIVKEEVSMEQHLIVRGIAFEDQVTRVTVQHLPKDLQTLPAIFTALANRGINVDIIIQSTTSSETTSVSFSIHTEDLQETLEVLQSWEGIDVEHESQLAKVSIVGSGMISNPGVAAQMFQVLAAKGIEVKMVSTSEIKISTVIAQEKMVAAVEALHVAFQLEEKEAVVS from the coding sequence ATGGGAATTATTGTACAAAAATTTGGAGGAACATCCGTCGGCTCGATTGAGCGGATTCAACACGTCGCCAATCGAGTGATAGCGGAAGTGAACAATGGAAAAGAAGTCGTTGTCGTTGTTTCTGCGATGGGAAAAACAACGGATGAACTTGTTCAACTTGCAAAGCAACTTACAAATCATCCGAACAAACGAGAAATGGACATGCTTTTGTCTACTGGGGAACAAGTAAGCATTGCGCTTTTAGCGATGGCATTAGAAGCAAAAGGACAACGGGCAGTATCGTTAACTGGTTGGCAAGCAGGAATTCAAACAGAAGCGGTACATGGTAACGCCCGGATCTCGCATATTGATACTGCGCGAATCAAGGCTCATTTGCAGGAAGGAAAAGTAGTTATTGTCGCTGGATTCCAAGGAGTGACAACAGATGGTGAGATTACAACGCTCGGCCGCGGAGGCTCAGATACGACGGCAGTGGCGCTTGCCGCGGCGCTAGAAGCAGAAAAATGCGACATTTACACCGATGTTACCGGCGTATTTACGACCGACCCGCGCTATGTGAAACAAGCCCGAAAATTGCAAGAAATTTCTTATGATGAGATGTTAGAGCTGGCGAATTTAGGAGCTGGCGTTTTGCATCCGCGCGCAGTAGAGTTCGCGAAAAATTACCAAGTACCGCTTGAAGTTCGTTCGAGCATGGCCGAGGAATCTGGCACAATCGTGAAGGAGGAAGTTTCGATGGAGCAACATTTAATTGTTCGAGGCATTGCATTTGAAGACCAAGTAACGAGAGTAACCGTACAACATTTGCCAAAAGACTTACAAACGTTGCCGGCAATATTTACAGCACTAGCTAACCGTGGCATCAATGTTGATATTATCATTCAAAGCACGACGAGCAGCGAAACGACCTCTGTTTCGTTCTCCATTCACACCGAAGACTTGCAAGAAACGTTGGAAGTGTTGCAGTCGTGGGAAGGAATAGACGTAGAACACGAAAGCCAGCTAGCGAAAGTATCCATCGTCGGCTCAGGTATGATTTCTAATCCAGGCGTTGCGGCGCAAATGTTTCAAGTATTAGCAGCTAAAGGCATTGAGGTGAAAATGGTCAGTACATCAGAAATTAAAATTTCTACGGTCATTGCCCAAGAAAAAATGGTCGCAGCGGTAGAAGCGTTGCATGTAGCCTTTCAATTAGAAGAAAAAGAAGCGGTTGTATCGTAA
- a CDS encoding YslB family protein → MKNVSFQQQHETLESITVPGFGYELLREVLLPDLLGKETTSILYWAGKRLARQYPLDTFEEIIAFFAKAGWGTLTVINERRDELEVELTGELIATRISMNNDCSFSLEAGFLAQQMEQQKRCIAEAYEQPKKRAKKVIFTIKWDQRDAVLEETRSTVE, encoded by the coding sequence GTGAAAAACGTATCTTTTCAACAGCAACATGAAACGCTCGAATCGATTACCGTGCCTGGCTTCGGCTACGAACTTCTTCGTGAAGTATTACTTCCAGATTTGCTTGGAAAAGAAACCACTAGCATTTTATATTGGGCAGGAAAGCGGCTCGCCCGACAATATCCACTCGATACATTCGAAGAAATCATCGCTTTTTTTGCTAAAGCCGGTTGGGGCACACTCACTGTCATAAACGAACGGCGCGACGAGCTAGAAGTGGAATTAACGGGAGAGCTTATTGCCACACGCATATCCATGAATAATGACTGCTCGTTTTCGCTAGAAGCTGGGTTTCTTGCGCAACAAATGGAACAACAAAAACGCTGCATTGCCGAAGCATACGAACAACCGAAAAAACGGGCAAAAAAGGTCATTTTTACGATTAAATGGGATCAAAGAGATGCGGTGTTAGAGGAAACCCGTTCGACTGTCGAGTGA
- a CDS encoding FTR1 family iron permease, with protein sequence MEVQALLITFREVLEALLIVGIITSYLKRVNHTKYTKYVWLGAGLAVVASVAVALLFQVVFTGFAAMGSEIYLKISIMFISALLLTQMVFWMAEHSREMKKNVEGKMDRFITTGNVVGMVIHSFLVVLREGVETVFFFAAITGGNIGAAMQGWGAITGVVIAAFVSYIFFKGTMRVPLKTFFQVTGAFIILIAAGLLVQGISMLQDLNIIGSVMPHVYDLTWLLPEHPIDYDHYLRDHGVAPLLSGDVGVFLKALFGYSSMPSLEEVIAYVGYFVVIYLLITSRQSKTAKNEKQKNTNVEALQSETKHVI encoded by the coding sequence ATGGAAGTTCAAGCGCTGTTAATTACGTTTCGTGAAGTGTTAGAGGCATTGCTTATTGTCGGTATTATTACGTCGTATTTGAAACGGGTCAATCATACGAAATATACGAAATATGTATGGCTTGGGGCTGGCTTAGCGGTCGTTGCCAGCGTTGCGGTGGCGCTTCTTTTCCAAGTCGTATTTACCGGCTTTGCCGCAATGGGCAGCGAAATATATTTAAAAATTTCGATTATGTTTATTTCGGCGCTTTTATTGACACAAATGGTGTTTTGGATGGCGGAACATAGCCGCGAGATGAAAAAAAACGTGGAAGGGAAAATGGATCGTTTTATTACGACCGGAAACGTTGTCGGCATGGTCATTCACTCGTTTTTAGTCGTGCTTCGTGAAGGGGTAGAAACGGTATTTTTCTTTGCAGCGATTACTGGTGGAAATATCGGTGCGGCCATGCAAGGCTGGGGCGCGATTACCGGCGTTGTCATCGCAGCATTCGTCAGCTACATTTTCTTTAAAGGGACGATGCGTGTGCCGCTAAAAACGTTTTTTCAAGTTACAGGTGCATTTATTATTTTGATTGCTGCTGGCTTACTCGTCCAAGGGATTTCGATGTTGCAAGATTTAAACATTATCGGGAGTGTCATGCCGCACGTGTACGATTTAACGTGGCTATTGCCGGAACATCCGATTGATTATGACCATTATTTGCGTGACCATGGGGTAGCACCGTTATTATCAGGAGATGTTGGGGTGTTTTTAAAAGCGCTATTCGGTTATTCCTCAATGCCATCGTTGGAAGAAGTCATTGCCTATGTCGGCTATTTTGTCGTCATTTATTTACTTATTACGAGCCGTCAATCGAAAACGGCGAAAAACGAAAAGCAAAAAAACACGAACGTTGAAGCGCTTCAATCAGAAACGAAACATGTGATTTAA
- a CDS encoding electron transfer flavoprotein subunit alpha/FixB family protein produces MTRKVISLAEIRDGSLRNVSLEAIAAAKTIAQGGEVVAVLVGENVQSHANELIAHGADRVVVVEHAQLKVYTPDGYSQALMAVVEAEKPEGIVFGHTALGKDLSPKLATKLNAGLVSDVVAIEEKDGELLFTRPIYSGKAFEKKVVKDGLIFITVRPNNIPALSRDDARTGEVISLSVEIKDLRTIVKEIVRKTAEGVDLSEAKVIVAGGRGVKSEDGFKPLQELADVLGGAVGASRGACDAGYCDYSLQIGQTGKVVTPDLYIACGISGAIQHLAGMSNSKVIVAINKDPEANIFKVADYGIVGDLFEVVPLLTEEFKKLKVHS; encoded by the coding sequence ATGACACGAAAAGTGATTTCATTAGCGGAAATTCGTGACGGATCATTACGAAACGTATCACTAGAAGCAATTGCGGCAGCAAAAACGATCGCACAAGGCGGCGAAGTCGTTGCCGTATTAGTAGGAGAAAATGTGCAATCGCACGCAAACGAATTAATTGCGCACGGAGCAGACCGTGTAGTCGTTGTCGAACATGCACAGTTAAAAGTATATACACCTGACGGATACAGCCAAGCGTTAATGGCGGTCGTCGAAGCGGAAAAGCCAGAAGGTATTGTATTTGGTCATACGGCATTGGGAAAAGATTTATCACCTAAACTAGCGACGAAATTAAACGCCGGGCTTGTTTCGGACGTTGTGGCGATTGAAGAAAAAGATGGAGAGCTATTGTTCACTCGTCCCATCTATTCCGGAAAAGCGTTTGAGAAAAAAGTTGTTAAGGACGGTCTTATCTTTATTACTGTTCGTCCGAACAATATTCCAGCGCTTTCCCGCGACGATGCTCGCACTGGTGAGGTGATAAGCCTTTCTGTCGAGATTAAAGATTTGCGTACGATTGTGAAGGAAATCGTCCGTAAAACAGCAGAAGGTGTCGATTTATCGGAGGCAAAAGTGATCGTTGCTGGCGGACGTGGAGTGAAAAGTGAAGATGGCTTTAAGCCACTACAAGAATTGGCGGATGTATTAGGTGGTGCAGTTGGTGCATCACGCGGTGCGTGCGACGCAGGCTATTGCGACTATTCGTTGCAAATCGGGCAAACAGGAAAAGTCGTTACGCCAGATTTATACATTGCGTGCGGCATTTCTGGCGCGATTCAACATTTAGCTGGCATGTCGAACTCGAAAGTCATTGTTGCTATTAACAAAGACCCAGAAGCAAATATTTTCAAAGTAGCAGACTACGGCATTGTCGGCGATTTGTTTGAAGTCGTACCACTATTAACAGAAGAATTCAAAAAGCTGAAAGTCCATTCTTAA
- a CDS encoding glycosyltransferase family 2 protein gives MKTQKVIVFLPAYNEEQSIGEVIRSVPRHFHPCIEVRVLVIDDGSTDRTVEVAKEAGADYVYQMSRNSGLGAAVRQGLQQCLHLGADIGVMIDADNEYPAEQIPELLAPIFKGEADYTMGSRFLGEIRGMKWHRRMGNYCFTVLQSLLLRTWIYDGQSGMRAFSRQAMEHADIIHDYNYAQVLTLNLVRKGFRMKEVPIRYKVRTTGQSFIKFGAYMKAVLPAIWREMKRPVQKVAIDRSAHVLPDVDEKVS, from the coding sequence ATGAAAACGCAAAAAGTGATCGTCTTTTTACCAGCATATAATGAAGAACAGTCTATAGGTGAAGTGATTCGCAGTGTTCCACGCCATTTTCATCCATGTATAGAAGTGCGTGTGCTCGTCATTGATGACGGCTCCACCGATCGGACCGTAGAAGTCGCGAAAGAGGCAGGCGCGGATTACGTGTATCAGATGTCCCGAAATAGCGGGCTTGGTGCGGCTGTCCGACAAGGATTGCAACAATGCCTTCATCTTGGCGCCGATATCGGCGTCATGATTGATGCTGATAATGAATACCCTGCTGAACAAATTCCGGAGTTGCTTGCCCCTATTTTTAAAGGAGAAGCAGACTATACGATGGGATCGCGGTTTCTCGGGGAGATTCGCGGAATGAAATGGCACCGCCGGATGGGCAATTATTGTTTTACAGTGCTCCAATCGCTTTTGTTGCGAACGTGGATTTACGATGGCCAATCTGGCATGCGTGCTTTTTCGCGGCAAGCGATGGAACATGCCGACATTATTCATGATTACAATTATGCCCAAGTGTTGACACTAAATTTAGTTCGAAAAGGATTTCGGATGAAAGAAGTGCCCATTCGCTATAAAGTGCGGACAACAGGGCAATCGTTTATTAAGTTTGGAGCGTATATGAAGGCGGTGCTTCCAGCAATTTGGAGAGAAATGAAACGGCCGGTGCAAAAAGTAGCAATTGACCGTTCTGCTCATGTGTTGCCAGATGTCGATGAAAAAGTGTCTTAA